The following are from one region of the Nicotiana tomentosiformis chromosome 7, ASM39032v3, whole genome shotgun sequence genome:
- the LOC104100920 gene encoding 3-deoxy-manno-octulosonate cytidylyltransferase, mitochondrial, translating to MPIFSSTSSSSSSSSSSKSWILHGLAAGAAMAAALGARAYLGRSGRFRSRVIGIIPARFASTRFQGKPLAHILGKPMIQRTWERAKLAATLDHVVVATDDEKIAACCQGFGAEVIMTSESCRNGTERCNEALQKLGKKYDIVVNIQGDEPLIEPEIIDGIVKALQAAPDAVFSTAVTSLKPEDAFDPNRVKCVVDNRGYAIYFSRGLIPYNKSGKVNPQFPYLLHLGIQSYDSKFLKIYPELEPTPLQLEEDLEQLKVLENGYKMKVIKVDHETHGVDTPEDINKVERFMLERNLS from the exons aTGCCGATATTTAGTTCAACTTCATCATCTTCCTCGTCGTCATCCTCTTCAAAATCATGGATCCTTCATGGTCTAGCTGCGGGAGCTGCAATGGCCGCGGCTCTCGGGGCTCGAGCGTATCTTGGCCGATCCGGCAGGTTTCGGAGCCGGGTCATTGGCATTATACCAGCCCGTTTTGCTTCCACTCGCTTCCAGGGTAAACCCCTCGCTCATATCTTGGGCAAGCCCATGATCCAG AGAACATGGGAAAGGGCAAAACTTGCTGCTACCTTGGATCACGTTG TTGTGGCAACAGATGATGAAAAGATAGCTGCGTGCTGTCAAGGTTTTGGTGCTGAAGTAATAATGACTTCTGAATCATGTAGAAATG GAACCGAGCGTTGTAATGAAGCTCTTCAAAAGCTTGGAAAGAAGTATGACATTGTCGTAAACATACAAGGAGATGAACCACTTATTGAACCTGAGATAATAGATGGCATTGTCAAAGCCCTGCAG GCTGCACCAGACGCGGTCTTTAGCACTGCTGTGACGTCTTTGAAACCTGAGGATGCATTTGATCCAAATCGTGTTAAATGTGTGGTTGATAATCGTGGTTATGCAATCTATTTTTCCCGGGGATTGATCCCTTATAACAA GTCTGGCAAGGTTAATCCTCAGTTTCCTTACTTGCTGCACCTTGGAATTCAG AGCTATGATTCGAAGTTCCTGAAAATATATCCAGAATTGGAACCTACTCCATTGCAACTTGAAGAAGATCTTGAACAGTTGAAGGTCCTTGAGAATGGATACAAGATGAAG GTGATAAAAGTTGACCATGAGACTCATGGTGTTGACACTCCGGAAGACATAAACAAGGTAGAGCGGTTCATGCTGGAGAGGAACTTGTCTTAG